CCTTATAATAAATTAAAAAATTGGCGGGCAGTTGTTACTTGCCCGGTTTAGGCTTAATTTAGGCTTCATGAAACGTTTTTACCAGCTAATAATTACAGTTTTACTGTTTACGCCATTTATTTCGGCAGCGCAAACCATCACCATTTTACAGCAGGATAAGCCAACCAGCATTCGTGGTTTATCGGTTGTTGATGATAAAACCGCGTGGATAAGCGGCAGCAAAGGACACATAGCTATTACTACCGATGGCGGCATAACCTGGGCCTGGCAGCAGGTTGCCGGCTATGAAAAAGCCGATTTTAGGGATATTGAAGCATTTAATGATAAAGAGGCTGTGATTATGAGCTCGGGTACTCCCGCCTTGGTTTTAAAAACTACTGATGGCGGTAAAACCTGGCAGGAAAAATGCCGCAAAACCGATAGTATATACTTTTTTGATGCTATGGACTTTGCCGACGCCAAACACGGCTATATTTTAGGCGACCCTATAAAAAATAAATTCCTGCTGATGGAAACCAACGATGGCGGCGAAACCTGGGCCGAGATGCAAAACACGCCCGATGCCTTACCCGGCGAGGCCGCCTTTGCAGCAAGCGGTACCTGCTTAAGGGTTAATAAAGATTTGGGTGTGGTTATAGCAAGCGGCGGCATGGCAGCCCGTTTTTTACAATTATGTAATTGCAATAAACCGCAATGGCAAACAAAAAGGTTACCCCTTGCACAAAATGCAGGCAGTAAAGGCTCTTTTTCAATATCTGATGATTTGCTGGTGGCTGTAGGTGGTAACTATTCAAAAGATAAAGCAACGGATTCTGTAATTTGTAAGTACGACAAAAAAAGCAACTTATATAAGGTTTTGCCTGCAGGCGATACCGGGTTTCAGTCATGTGTGGAGCGCATACAAGGGCGGACATATTTATCAACAGGGACATCTGGCACCAGCTTATCGGCAGCCTACGGCGAGTCCTGGAAAAAAATTGATAGCACCAGCTTTAATGTTTGCCGCAGGGCTAAACACGGAAAGCTGGTTTTATTGGCTGGCGACAAGGGTAAAATAGCGATATTTAAAATGTAGTTTATTGGCAATTAATAGCTTAACAAATACTTTACAATTAATTGTAAATACCACTTGCATCATATAATTAATCGCCCTATATTTGCACCACTTTAAACGGAAACGGTAGCAGTACCGGGAAAGTTGAAAAGTAATGATTCCGTAGCTCAGCTGGTAGAGCATAACACTTTTAATGTTGGGGTCCTGGGTTCGAATCCCAGCGGGATCACGAAAAGCCTTTGAAAGAAGGCTTTTCTTATTTTAAACCATAATTGAATCTCTTTAAACAGAAACGGTAGCAGTACCGGTAAAGTTAAAAAGTATGATTCCGTAGCTCAGCTGGTAGAGCATAACACTTTTAATGTTGGGGTCCTGGGTTCGAATCCCAGCGGGATCACTTAAAACCCTCTCTGTTTAATACAGAGAGGGTTTTTTATTTTTTCTGTAAGGATTCTGAAAGGAAAAGGATAGTGCTAAGTATTTCAACTACTTTTTTTTCGTTTTTAGTCGATGCGGGCCAATAATGATATTTTTTCTTAGCGTCTGCCAATCTTACCACTAATCCAGGCCTTAAATAAGCTCATTTGCTACCCTTACAAAATCCTTACAGGCCTATGATATCCCCGCGGCAGGCAGTCGATTGCGGGCCATTTAACCGGGCTTAAGGCCGTTTTATTAAACTGCCGGTTGTAAGTGTCGTTTAAAATGTTGGTCCCGCCACGCGCGTTAATGACTTCGGAAAACTATCCCCACGCCCGCGTAAATGAGGTCGTAAAAACCTTGCTGGCCTCGCACGTTACCAGTAATCCAGGTAACGGATCAACTTGCCGGCAGATCAGCCTTGCAAAACAGTTGGCAGGTCATTTTTTACAGAATAATCGTCTGAGAAGTAAATTTTCTGCTCGTATTCCCGGCCATCTTCATCTTTATAATTAATTTGTAAACACCCATTAACGAAAGGGTTACCCCACATTGGGTTAGTATACCAACTGTCTTGACCTGGTTTGATAAAATGGAAATAATTTTTTGATTGCAGGTTTAAATCACCAGTAGGGTTTAAAGATGCATCGATATTCACTCCTGTATATACATCAAACGCAGTATGGTTATGACAAACAAGCTTTAGCCCGGTTTTATTTTCATCGATACGCGTTTCAAGTGAAAAATAAGGCCTTATTTCCCGTGATGCTCTGTTAGATTCTATGCGTTGAATTGCTAATTGTGATCTTAATGTTTTGTAGATAAAATATGCCGTTATCAAATAAACTAAAATTGTTATCCAATCGGAAACAGTACCCCAAACATCAGACTGAAAGGGGCCGAAGTTGTTAATTGCCATAATGGTTGAAATAAAATGTTAAACATAATTCTAATGGATAACAAGGTAACCAACCCCAAATAAAAAAGCAAGTACGCAACGCCATACACCGGCCTGATGGCAAAAAGCAAAACGGCGCTTTACTCACGCACGCACGCGCGTAGATGATGTCGGAAAAATCTTCGCAGCCTTTTATTAAATGAATTTATACCCGTGGCTTAATTCGGTATTTTTATGGCTTCGCCTTGCCTGTCAGGGCTGCCCGAGGGCGATATTTTTTATTTATGGCCAGCGAAGTCCGATTTTCGGACTTCGGCCAAATATCGACTAAGAGCCTACTTATCAGACTCGCTAAATTGCTGGTAAGCTGTACTTACTTGCAAACTCCCACTAAGTGGGAATAGCCGGTAGGATAATTGTCCTACCGGGACGTTTGTTCTTGTGGCTAACCCTGGTTGTAGAATGATGTATTCGGGGTATATTTTCCCTCTGCCGTCTATGTATTCTCGCGGCTCAATTTTGAGCCGCGAGAATTCTTTGTAGCCTAACCGCTCGTCATAAAGACGGACCTATTTGACCAAAACGGGCAATTAGTTGATTATCAGACCTGCTAAATTCGGCAAGGGGTTTTTTCCCAAATGGGA
The genomic region above belongs to Mucilaginibacter sp. KACC 22773 and contains:
- a CDS encoding WD40/YVTN/BNR-like repeat-containing protein, with the translated sequence MKRFYQLIITVLLFTPFISAAQTITILQQDKPTSIRGLSVVDDKTAWISGSKGHIAITTDGGITWAWQQVAGYEKADFRDIEAFNDKEAVIMSSGTPALVLKTTDGGKTWQEKCRKTDSIYFFDAMDFADAKHGYILGDPIKNKFLLMETNDGGETWAEMQNTPDALPGEAAFAASGTCLRVNKDLGVVIASGGMAARFLQLCNCNKPQWQTKRLPLAQNAGSKGSFSISDDLLVAVGGNYSKDKATDSVICKYDKKSNLYKVLPAGDTGFQSCVERIQGRTYLSTGTSGTSLSAAYGESWKKIDSTSFNVCRRAKHGKLVLLAGDKGKIAIFKM